In Magnetococcales bacterium, the following are encoded in one genomic region:
- a CDS encoding 2-oxo acid dehydrogenase subunit E2, whose amino-acid sequence MSADDLLEILRVPQEGANDEFVVVVELPVAHGSRVEVGELIAEIETSKAVVEVVAGEAGHLALLCHLEDQLPIGREIARIQRGPVTTPQGPLAEGDAAIGEPQGPLASPMVSSGAATASAVSSAPAPAVSPPKPTTPPLAADIRDLEPVFSREAVGLIQETGLARDTFKGRDFVRVHDVRLAAGLVPATSAASTHTPVRGATPATELSPAPPVGVTVKPLTATKQAEIRHLEQVQSAGLNSQVHTLVDPKGCLAMMARELSVYANTIAPEVIRLLPALLGEFPEFNARFLGGQEGIGFHDQVQVGLALNLEDGLKVVGVPGEAMATLQGIEGALFELVEKYMQRKLKPADMNGITFTLTDLSMSGVFLFNPLIGAQQSAILGISSLDDGLGRLVLSLTFDHRVADGKRAAEFLGALKERIEAFNGEVFTGQAPASETMAIHCHRCHRSLRDEKRDGGVGLLQVVTPDGSAKHLCRLCLEGW is encoded by the coding sequence ATGAGTGCGGATGACCTTCTCGAAATCCTGCGGGTTCCCCAGGAAGGGGCCAACGACGAATTTGTGGTGGTGGTGGAGCTACCGGTGGCCCATGGCAGCCGGGTTGAAGTGGGAGAGTTGATCGCCGAGATCGAAACCTCCAAGGCGGTGGTGGAGGTGGTGGCCGGGGAGGCGGGTCATCTGGCGCTTCTCTGCCATCTGGAAGATCAACTCCCCATTGGCCGGGAGATCGCCCGGATTCAGCGTGGACCGGTCACCACTCCCCAGGGGCCACTGGCTGAGGGGGATGCTGCCATTGGGGAGCCTCAAGGGCCACTGGCATCACCTATGGTCTCCTCTGGGGCTGCTACGGCTTCGGCTGTCTCCTCAGCTCCGGCTCCGGCTGTTTCTCCCCCCAAACCGACCACTCCCCCCCTTGCAGCGGATATCCGTGATCTGGAACCGGTTTTTTCCCGGGAGGCGGTGGGGTTGATCCAGGAAACCGGCTTGGCTCGGGACACCTTCAAGGGGCGGGATTTTGTTCGGGTCCACGATGTCCGGCTGGCTGCAGGCCTGGTCCCTGCCACATCAGCAGCTTCCACACACACACCTGTTAGGGGCGCCACACCCGCTACCGAACTGTCGCCAGCTCCACCCGTCGGCGTGACGGTCAAACCACTCACCGCCACCAAGCAGGCGGAGATACGCCACCTGGAGCAGGTCCAGTCAGCCGGCCTCAACAGCCAGGTCCACACCCTGGTGGATCCCAAAGGGTGCCTGGCGATGATGGCCCGGGAGCTTTCGGTCTACGCCAACACCATCGCCCCGGAGGTGATTCGACTGTTGCCGGCGTTGCTGGGGGAATTTCCGGAGTTCAACGCCCGTTTCCTGGGAGGGCAAGAGGGGATCGGCTTTCATGATCAGGTGCAGGTGGGGCTCGCCCTCAACCTGGAAGATGGCCTGAAAGTGGTCGGGGTGCCGGGGGAGGCGATGGCTACTCTTCAGGGAATTGAAGGGGCGCTTTTTGAGCTTGTCGAAAAATATATGCAGCGCAAGCTCAAGCCTGCTGACATGAATGGCATCACCTTTACCCTGACTGATCTTTCCATGAGCGGGGTGTTTTTGTTCAATCCCCTGATCGGTGCCCAGCAGTCGGCGATCTTGGGGATTTCCAGCCTGGACGATGGGCTGGGGCGGTTGGTGCTCTCCCTCACTTTTGATCACCGGGTGGCGGATGGCAAACGGGCGGCAGAATTTCTCGGCGCATTGAAAGAGCGGATCGAGGCGTTCAATGGGGAGGTTTTCACCGGCCAAGCCCCTGCCAGCGAGACGATGGCGATTCATTGTCACCGATGTCACAGGAGCCTTCGGGATGAAAAGCGGGATGGTGGGGTGGGACTCTTGCAGGTGGTGACCCCGGATGGTTCGGCCAAACATCTCTGCCGTTTGTGTCTGGAAGGGTGGTAG